Proteins from one Streptomyces genisteinicus genomic window:
- the egtC gene encoding ergothioneine biosynthesis protein EgtC — protein MCRHLAAIGPPAALGDLLVAPEHALFRQSWAPRRQRYGTVNADGFGVGWYADDDPVPARYRRAGPVWGDLSFADLARVVRSQAVLAAVRDATRAGADGEAAAAPFASGPWLFSHNGAVAGWPDSMAAPAGALPAAALLSMEARTDSALVWALVLHRLRAGDGLGQALADTVRDTAAAAPGSRLNLLLTDGRAIAATAWGDTLWYLTGSGGRTVVASEPYDDDPRWQEVPDRTLLTATRTDLLLTELKEPTQ, from the coding sequence ATGTGCCGGCACCTCGCGGCGATCGGACCGCCCGCGGCCCTGGGCGACCTGCTGGTCGCCCCCGAGCACGCCCTGTTCCGGCAGTCGTGGGCCCCGCGGCGGCAGCGGTACGGCACGGTGAACGCGGACGGGTTCGGCGTCGGCTGGTACGCGGACGACGACCCGGTGCCCGCCCGCTACCGGCGGGCGGGGCCCGTGTGGGGGGACCTGTCCTTCGCCGACCTGGCACGCGTCGTGCGCAGCCAGGCGGTGCTCGCCGCGGTGCGGGACGCGACCCGGGCGGGCGCGGACGGGGAGGCGGCCGCCGCCCCGTTCGCCTCGGGACCGTGGCTCTTCTCCCACAACGGCGCGGTGGCCGGCTGGCCGGACTCGATGGCCGCTCCGGCCGGTGCGCTCCCGGCGGCCGCGCTGCTGTCGATGGAGGCACGGACCGACTCGGCGCTCGTGTGGGCGCTGGTGCTCCACCGGCTGCGGGCCGGCGACGGCCTGGGCCAGGCCCTGGCGGACACCGTGCGCGACACGGCGGCGGCCGCCCCCGGCTCCCGGCTGAACCTCCTCCTCACCGACGGCCGTGCGATCGCGGCGACCGCGTGGGGCGACACCCTCTGGTATCTCACGGGCTCCGGCGGCCGCACGGTGGTCGCATCGGAGCCGTACGACGACGATCCGCGCTGGCAGGAGGTGCCGGACCGCACGCTGCTCACGGCGACGCGGACCGACCTGCTGCTGACCGAGCTCAAGGAGCCCACCCAGTGA
- the egtD gene encoding L-histidine N(alpha)-methyltransferase, with amino-acid sequence MSPFLLTRTLPEDATGADLRADVLNGLTRTPKVLPPKWFYDARGSELFEEITRLPEYYPTRAEREILAARAGEIAAATGARTLVELGSGSSEKTRFLLDALTALHTYVPVDVSESALTGAAEALLAERPGLDVHALIADFTRGLALPGTPGPRLVAFLGGTIGNLLPAERALFLRSVRDLLEPGDALLLGTDLVKDEQVLVRAYDDAAGVTAQFNKNVLSVLARELGADVDPADFDHVAVWDHEHEWIEMRLRARSAVTVKIRELDLVVPFAAGEEMRTEVSAKFRQEGVRDELAAAGLELSHWWTDTEGRFALSLATAS; translated from the coding sequence GTGAGCCCGTTCCTGCTGACCCGCACCCTGCCCGAGGACGCGACCGGCGCCGATCTGCGCGCCGACGTGCTGAACGGGCTGACCCGCACCCCCAAGGTGCTGCCGCCGAAGTGGTTCTACGACGCCCGCGGCAGCGAGCTGTTCGAGGAGATCACCCGGCTGCCCGAGTACTACCCGACCCGGGCGGAGCGGGAGATCCTGGCCGCCCGCGCCGGGGAGATCGCCGCCGCCACCGGCGCCCGCACCCTGGTGGAGCTGGGCTCGGGGTCGTCGGAGAAGACCCGCTTCCTGCTGGACGCCCTGACGGCGCTGCACACCTATGTGCCCGTCGACGTCAGCGAGAGCGCGCTGACCGGGGCGGCCGAGGCGCTGCTCGCCGAGCGGCCCGGGCTCGACGTCCACGCGCTGATCGCGGACTTCACCCGCGGACTCGCGCTGCCGGGGACGCCGGGGCCGCGGCTGGTGGCGTTCCTGGGCGGCACGATCGGCAATCTGCTGCCCGCCGAGCGTGCGCTGTTCCTGCGGTCGGTGCGCGACCTGCTGGAGCCCGGTGACGCGCTGCTGCTCGGCACCGACCTGGTGAAGGACGAGCAGGTGCTGGTCCGCGCCTACGACGACGCCGCGGGGGTGACGGCGCAGTTCAACAAGAACGTGCTGTCGGTGCTCGCGCGGGAGCTGGGCGCGGACGTGGACCCGGCCGACTTCGACCACGTGGCCGTCTGGGACCACGAGCACGAGTGGATCGAGATGCGGCTGCGGGCCCGGTCGGCGGTGACCGTGAAGATCCGTGAGCTGGACCTGGTGGTGCCGTTCGCGGCGGGCGAGGAGATGCGTACGGAGGTGTCCGCCAAGTTCCGTCAGGAGGGTGTGCGCGACGAACTCGCGGCGGCCGGACTGGAGCTGTCGCACTGGTGGACGGACACGGAGGGGCGGTTCGCGCTCAGTCTCGCGACCGCGAGCTGA
- a CDS encoding lysophospholipid acyltransferase family protein: MRTPRLPGPGAASVWLPTAPCTPEGCAAGAGPAAGAARAVLRLTAGSAVVTAGILLAPAAALLGVRLRHRLTRHWARAVLRAFGVRVSVVGTPPGSAARHGPPRPGELVVANHVSWLDIPLIASVLPGRMLAKSELRRWPVLGAVAARGGTLFLERDRLRALPAAVAAMGSALRGGSRVVVFPEGSTWCGRGEGGRFRPAAFQAALDAGAAVRPVRLSYGPTGAAAFVGDDPLAASLWRVATAARLTAEIRLLPPLVPGSRTDRRALARSAQLAVARLSANRPSVSVHQCDSSSPAAASSSRTPS, encoded by the coding sequence ATCAGGACCCCGCGGCTCCCCGGCCCCGGCGCGGCGAGCGTCTGGCTGCCCACGGCGCCGTGCACCCCCGAGGGGTGCGCCGCGGGCGCCGGGCCCGCCGCCGGGGCCGCGCGGGCCGTCCTGCGGCTCACCGCCGGCTCCGCGGTCGTCACCGCCGGGATCCTGCTCGCCCCGGCCGCGGCCCTCCTCGGCGTCCGGCTGCGCCACCGGCTGACGCGGCACTGGGCCCGGGCGGTGCTCAGGGCGTTCGGCGTCCGGGTGTCCGTCGTCGGCACCCCGCCGGGGAGCGCCGCGCGGCACGGGCCGCCACGGCCGGGGGAGCTGGTCGTCGCCAACCACGTGTCCTGGCTCGACATCCCGCTGATCGCATCCGTCCTGCCGGGCCGCATGCTCGCCAAGAGCGAGCTCCGCCGCTGGCCGGTGCTGGGCGCGGTCGCCGCCCGGGGCGGCACCCTGTTCCTCGAACGCGACCGGCTGCGCGCGCTGCCCGCCGCCGTCGCCGCGATGGGCTCCGCGCTGCGGGGCGGCTCCCGCGTCGTCGTCTTCCCCGAGGGCTCCACCTGGTGCGGCCGCGGCGAGGGGGGACGGTTCCGCCCGGCGGCGTTCCAGGCGGCGCTGGACGCGGGCGCCGCGGTGCGGCCCGTACGGCTGTCCTACGGGCCCACCGGGGCGGCCGCGTTCGTCGGCGACGACCCGCTGGCGGCGTCGCTGTGGCGGGTGGCGACGGCCGCCCGGCTGACCGCGGAGATACGGCTGCTGCCGCCGCTCGTCCCCGGTTCCCGGACCGACCGCCGCGCCCTCGCGCGCTCCGCTCAGCTCGCGGTCGCGAGACTGAGCGCGAACCGCCCCTCCGTGTCCGTCCACCAGTGCGACAGCTCCAGTCCGGCCGCCGCGAGTTCGTCGCGCACACCCTCCTGA
- a CDS encoding GNAT family N-acetyltransferase gives MSATPLAAPVPVTRPAPPAAPHTAAPRQAGPGGDPRYVVRLARDQEDVRAAQRLRHQVFAGEMGALLDGPEPGLDGDAFDAYCDHLLVREAATGEVVGTYRILPPDRARIAGRLYAESEFDLSRLDPVRHDLVEVGRSCVHPLHRNGAVIALIWAGLARYMTRTGHNWLAGCCSLPLADGGARAAAAWHTVRSRHLAPEEFWVTPHRLWNAPAAVPPAARTELPPLLRGYLRLGAWVCGAPAHDPDFDVADLYVLLSLRRTDPRYLRHFLSLAPA, from the coding sequence ATGTCCGCAACCCCGCTCGCCGCGCCCGTCCCGGTCACCCGCCCCGCCCCGCCCGCGGCCCCGCACACCGCCGCCCCCCGGCAGGCCGGTCCGGGCGGCGACCCCCGCTACGTCGTCCGCCTCGCCCGCGACCAGGAGGACGTGCGCGCCGCGCAGCGGCTGCGGCACCAGGTCTTCGCCGGTGAGATGGGCGCCCTGCTCGACGGCCCCGAACCGGGCCTGGACGGCGACGCCTTCGACGCCTACTGCGACCACCTCCTGGTCCGCGAGGCCGCCACCGGAGAGGTCGTCGGCACCTACCGCATCCTGCCGCCCGACCGCGCCCGGATCGCCGGACGCCTCTACGCGGAGAGCGAGTTCGACCTCAGCCGGCTCGACCCCGTCCGCCACGACCTCGTCGAGGTGGGACGCTCCTGCGTCCACCCGCTGCACCGCAACGGGGCCGTCATCGCGCTGATCTGGGCTGGGCTCGCCCGCTACATGACCCGCACCGGCCACAACTGGCTCGCCGGCTGCTGCTCGCTGCCCCTCGCCGACGGAGGCGCCCGGGCCGCGGCGGCCTGGCACACCGTGCGCAGCCGCCACCTGGCACCCGAGGAGTTCTGGGTGACCCCGCACCGGCTCTGGAACGCGCCGGCGGCCGTCCCGCCCGCGGCACGCACCGAACTGCCGCCCCTGCTGCGCGGCTACCTCCGGCTCGGCGCCTGGGTCTGCGGAGCACCCGCCCACGACCCCGACTTCGACGTCGCCGACCTCTACGTCCTGCTGTCGCTGCGCCGCACCGACCCCCGCTACCTGCGCCACTTCCTGTCCCTGGCCCCGGCGTGA
- a CDS encoding extracellular solute-binding protein codes for MKNRYLALSSVLACSLALGGCGLIPGGSDTRTVSIWLMQNSVSDDWLKRFTETFEKEHPGIELDVTFQEWTGIGKKVTEALKSEDAPEVIEVGNTQVAGYAESGGLRDLTLESVRDLGNEDWLPGLAEPGSINGSQYGIPWYAANRVVIYNKELFAEAGITEPPKTRAEWLEISEKLDRPGQDGIYLSGQDWYTLAGFIWDEGGELAVESAGDWQGSLHSKAALRGMDFYQELQSHGSGPKDGDEETPPQAEVFAKGNVAQMIAVPSAATVIEKANPELKGKLGFFPVPGKTAAAPGSVFIGGSDLIVPENSKERAAAVEVVSALAGDEWQLDLARTMNYVPNKATLGLELEGQESTYAMAAGAAQGRATPNSPQWAEVEGDNPIKPYMTAVLQGREPATAARNASDRITAALRP; via the coding sequence GTGAAGAACCGCTACCTCGCCCTGTCCTCCGTGCTCGCGTGTTCGCTCGCCCTCGGCGGCTGCGGTCTGATACCCGGCGGTTCCGACACCCGCACCGTCAGCATCTGGCTCATGCAGAACAGCGTGTCCGACGACTGGCTGAAGCGCTTCACCGAGACCTTCGAGAAGGAACACCCCGGCATCGAGCTCGACGTCACGTTCCAGGAGTGGACCGGGATCGGCAAGAAGGTCACGGAGGCGCTGAAGAGCGAGGACGCGCCCGAGGTCATCGAGGTCGGCAACACCCAGGTCGCGGGCTACGCCGAGAGCGGCGGCCTGCGCGACCTCACCCTGGAGTCCGTGCGCGACCTCGGGAACGAGGACTGGCTGCCGGGCCTCGCCGAACCGGGCAGCATCAACGGCTCCCAGTACGGCATCCCCTGGTACGCGGCCAACCGCGTCGTCATCTACAACAAGGAGCTGTTCGCCGAGGCGGGCATCACCGAGCCGCCGAAGACCCGCGCCGAATGGCTGGAGATCTCCGAGAAGCTCGACAGACCCGGCCAGGACGGCATCTACCTCTCCGGCCAGGACTGGTACACCCTCGCCGGCTTCATCTGGGACGAGGGCGGGGAGCTCGCCGTGGAGAGCGCGGGCGACTGGCAGGGTTCCCTGCACTCCAAGGCGGCCCTGCGCGGCATGGACTTCTACCAGGAGCTCCAGTCCCACGGCAGCGGGCCCAAGGACGGCGACGAGGAGACCCCGCCGCAGGCGGAGGTCTTCGCCAAGGGCAACGTCGCGCAGATGATCGCCGTACCCAGCGCGGCCACCGTGATCGAGAAGGCCAACCCCGAACTGAAGGGCAAGCTCGGGTTCTTCCCCGTCCCGGGCAAGACCGCCGCGGCCCCCGGATCCGTCTTCATCGGCGGCTCGGACCTGATCGTGCCCGAGAACTCGAAGGAGCGGGCCGCCGCCGTCGAGGTGGTCTCCGCGCTCGCCGGGGACGAGTGGCAGCTGGACCTCGCCCGCACCATGAACTACGTGCCGAACAAGGCCACCCTCGGTCTCGAGCTGGAGGGCCAGGAGAGCACCTACGCCATGGCCGCCGGAGCCGCCCAGGGCCGGGCCACCCCCAACTCCCCGCAGTGGGCCGAGGTGGAGGGCGACAACCCGATCAAGCCCTACATGACGGCCGTCCTCCAGGGCAGGGAACCGGCGACCGCCGCGCGCAACGCCTCCGACCGGATCACCGCCGCCCTGCGCCCCTAG
- a CDS encoding dodecin has protein sequence MSNHTYRVTEIVGTSPDGVDQAIRNGITRASQTLRGLDWFEVTQVRGHIADGRIEHYQVGLKVGFRLEDGD, from the coding sequence ATGTCGAACCACACCTACCGTGTCACCGAGATCGTGGGGACCTCACCGGACGGCGTCGACCAGGCCATCCGCAACGGCATCACCCGGGCGTCGCAGACGCTGCGGGGCCTCGACTGGTTCGAGGTCACCCAGGTGCGCGGGCACATCGCCGACGGGCGGATCGAGCACTACCAGGTGGGCCTGAAGGTCGGATTCCGGCTGGAGGACGGCGACTGA
- a CDS encoding LNS2 domain-containing protein produces the protein MTTPESRPLAVFDLDGTLADAGHRQHLLRRAPRDWDAFFAAAPDDPPLGEGVRRCREAARECEIVYLTGRPERCHRDTVDWLAAHELPDGRIFMRRNDDRRPARRTKLEILRRLGARRDIRMLVDDDELVCQDAERAGFRVVRAVWGAESTGAAMRDAQEREGRT, from the coding sequence GTGACGACTCCGGAAAGCAGGCCACTGGCCGTGTTCGACCTCGACGGAACCCTTGCCGACGCCGGGCACCGGCAGCATCTGCTGCGGCGCGCGCCGCGCGACTGGGACGCGTTCTTCGCCGCGGCGCCCGACGACCCGCCGCTCGGCGAGGGCGTGCGGCGGTGCCGGGAGGCTGCCCGCGAGTGCGAGATCGTCTACCTGACCGGCCGTCCGGAGCGGTGCCACAGGGACACGGTGGACTGGCTCGCCGCCCATGAGCTGCCCGACGGCCGGATCTTCATGCGGCGCAACGACGACCGGCGGCCGGCCCGCAGGACCAAACTGGAGATCCTGCGCCGCCTCGGCGCGCGGCGCGACATCAGGATGCTCGTGGACGACGACGAGCTGGTGTGCCAGGACGCCGAGCGGGCGGGCTTCCGGGTGGTGCGCGCCGTCTGGGGCGCGGAGAGCACCGGGGCGGCGATGCGGGACGCACAGGAGCGCGAAGGCCGCACCTGA
- a CDS encoding SRPBCC family protein: MHTTRVSRHVNASPAAVYRALLDPGAVARWRVPDGMSARVHEFDARPGGGFRVSLTYEAPGPAGKSDARTDTYHGHFAELVPGAKVVEVLAFESADPALGGTMTMTTSLTAAPDGGTEVLIVHEGLPDAVRPEDNEAGTRMALANLAALVEDRA; the protein is encoded by the coding sequence ATGCACACGACGCGCGTCTCCCGCCATGTGAACGCCTCCCCCGCCGCCGTCTACCGGGCGCTGCTCGATCCCGGCGCCGTCGCGCGATGGCGGGTGCCGGACGGGATGAGCGCGCGGGTGCACGAGTTCGACGCCCGGCCGGGGGGCGGGTTCCGGGTCTCGCTGACGTACGAGGCCCCGGGCCCGGCGGGCAAGTCCGACGCCCGGACCGACACGTACCACGGCCACTTCGCCGAGCTCGTCCCCGGGGCGAAGGTGGTCGAGGTGCTCGCCTTCGAGTCGGCGGATCCGGCCCTGGGCGGCACGATGACGATGACGACTTCGCTGACCGCGGCCCCGGACGGCGGCACGGAGGTGCTGATCGTGCACGAAGGGCTGCCGGACGCCGTCCGGCCCGAGGACAACGAGGCGGGGACGCGGATGGCGCTCGCCAACCTCGCCGCGCTGGTCGAGGACCGCGCCTGA
- a CDS encoding ribonuclease H family protein, giving the protein MVERIIAACDGASKGNPGPAAWAWVIAGTGGAVTSWEAGPLGRATNNVAELTALRELLATTGPEVPLEVRMDSQYAMKAVTTWLPGWRRKGWKTASGTPVANQDLVMAIDALLAGRDVRFVYTPAHQVDGDPLNAAADAAASQAARTQQAAGSAQGSALPPPEPPSKPAAARARRPAAGGGAAAKGGSRATLKAKFPGRCRCGKPYAKGESIKKNADGWGHPACAAVGPAD; this is encoded by the coding sequence ATGGTGGAACGTATCATCGCCGCGTGTGACGGGGCGTCGAAGGGCAATCCCGGGCCGGCCGCCTGGGCCTGGGTGATCGCCGGTACCGGCGGCGCGGTGACCTCGTGGGAGGCGGGACCGCTCGGGCGGGCGACCAACAACGTCGCCGAACTCACCGCGCTGCGGGAACTGCTCGCCACCACCGGGCCCGAGGTCCCGCTGGAGGTGCGCATGGACTCCCAGTACGCGATGAAGGCGGTGACGACCTGGCTCCCCGGCTGGCGCCGCAAGGGCTGGAAGACGGCCTCCGGCACCCCGGTCGCCAACCAGGACCTGGTCATGGCCATCGACGCGCTGCTCGCAGGCCGTGACGTGCGCTTCGTCTACACCCCCGCCCACCAGGTCGACGGCGACCCGCTGAACGCCGCCGCCGACGCGGCCGCGAGCCAGGCCGCCCGCACCCAGCAGGCCGCCGGCTCCGCGCAGGGTTCCGCGCTGCCGCCGCCGGAGCCGCCGTCCAAGCCGGCCGCCGCCCGTGCCCGGCGTCCCGCCGCGGGTGGCGGGGCAGCTGCGAAGGGCGGCTCCCGCGCCACGCTGAAGGCCAAGTTCCCCGGCCGCTGCCGGTGCGGCAAGCCCTACGCCAAGGGTGAGTCGATCAAGAAGAACGCCGACGGCTGGGGCCACCCCGCCTGCGCCGCGGTCGGTCCGGCCGACTGA